A genomic window from Lentibacter algarum includes:
- a CDS encoding YciI family protein, giving the protein MLIALICTDKKGGLDTRKANRDAHLAYIAETGVVAMAGPLLDEAGEMAGSLVILDVADASAAQSWADNDPYAKAGLFSDVRIQPWKKVIG; this is encoded by the coding sequence ATGCTCATCGCCCTTATCTGCACCGACAAAAAAGGCGGTCTCGATACCCGCAAAGCCAACCGCGACGCTCACCTCGCCTACATTGCCGAGACAGGCGTTGTCGCCATGGCTGGGCCCCTTCTTGACGAGGCTGGCGAAATGGCCGGTTCCCTCGTGATCCTAGATGTGGCTGATGCCTCCGCCGCACAAAGCTGGGCTGACAATGATCCGTACGCCAAAGCAGGCCTCTTCTCTGATGTGCGCATCCAGCCTTGGAAAAAAGTAATCGGATAA
- a CDS encoding EVE domain-containing protein: protein MRYWLFKSEPDTWGWPAQVAKGDAGEEWDGVRNYQARNFMREMRLGDRGFFYHSQSDKAVVGIVEVIKEAHPDSSTDDLRWECVDIKALRPFSQPVTLAMIKSDPRLAEMPLVKSPRLSVQPVAKDEWDIICAMGKTKS from the coding sequence ATGCGCTATTGGCTCTTCAAATCAGAGCCCGACACATGGGGCTGGCCTGCCCAAGTCGCCAAGGGCGACGCAGGCGAGGAATGGGACGGTGTGCGCAACTACCAAGCGCGCAACTTCATGCGAGAAATGCGCCTGGGCGATCGTGGTTTCTTCTATCATTCTCAGTCTGACAAAGCTGTTGTCGGGATTGTTGAAGTGATCAAAGAAGCGCACCCGGATAGCAGCACAGACGACCTCCGGTGGGAGTGTGTCGATATCAAAGCGCTGCGCCCCTTTTCGCAACCCGTCACACTCGCAATGATCAAATCTGATCCGCGTCTTGCTGAGATGCCGCTTGTCAAAAGTCCGCGTCTTTCGGTGCAGCCCGTTGCCAAAGATGAGTGGGACATCATCTGCGCGATGGGTAAAACGAAAAGCTAA